A section of the Leptotrichia buccalis C-1013-b genome encodes:
- a CDS encoding Fur family transcriptional regulator, protein MHIENVGEYLKKNGIKPSVQRMKIFQYLLDHHTHPTVDDIFQNLSPEMPTLSKTTVYNTLNIFVSSNIIQEIIIEENEVRYDIVTADHGHFKCKTCGEITDFDIDLSKLDLSKLGDVEIDETHFYLKGTCEKCLEKQN, encoded by the coding sequence ATGCATATAGAGAATGTTGGTGAATACTTAAAGAAAAATGGAATAAAACCCTCAGTACAGAGAATGAAAATATTTCAATATCTACTAGATCATCATACACATCCTACAGTTGACGATATTTTTCAAAATTTATCCCCTGAAATGCCAACTCTGTCTAAAACTACAGTGTATAACACGCTGAATATATTTGTAAGCAGTAATATTATTCAAGAAATCATTATCGAAGAAAATGAAGTAAGATATGATATAGTGACGGCAGATCATGGACATTTTAAATGCAAAACGTGTGGAGAAATAACTGATTTTGATATAGATTTATCAAAATTAGATTTGTCAAAATTAGGCGATGTGGAAATTGATGAAACACATTTTTATTTAAAAGGTACTTGTGAAAAATGTTTAGAAAAACAAAATTAA
- a CDS encoding glycosyltransferase family 2 protein produces MKVSLIMPTINVTTELDLFLKSLKAQTYKNFELIVVDQNEGYDVFEIVKNYEEDFKIKYVRSDEKGLSLNRNRGLVLMEGEIAGFPDDDCEYQPDTLEKVISFFKRKKNYQIYSCRTLERGKTYGTGVMEKRDMDIKKDCVDTTVKSITFFVNYGKDDIILFDENLGVGATFGSGEETDYVLTLLHKGYKGRYFAKDVIFHPAKKGNYKDLQRAYNYALGFGALVKKEVKGRKNRFYILKYWKRQFRSFIGRIVTKNKAYHKVVMKGRKNGYKHYEV; encoded by the coding sequence ATGAAAGTTTCGCTTATAATGCCAACAATTAATGTTACAACCGAACTTGATTTATTTCTAAAAAGTTTAAAAGCACAGACTTATAAAAATTTTGAACTGATTGTCGTAGATCAGAATGAAGGATATGATGTTTTTGAAATCGTGAAAAATTATGAGGAAGATTTTAAAATAAAATATGTCAGAAGTGATGAAAAAGGACTGAGTTTAAATAGAAATAGAGGACTTGTGCTTATGGAAGGTGAAATTGCGGGATTTCCTGATGATGATTGTGAATATCAGCCAGACACTCTTGAAAAAGTTATCTCATTTTTTAAGAGAAAAAAAAATTATCAAATTTATTCCTGCCGCACGCTTGAACGTGGAAAGACTTACGGAACAGGCGTTATGGAAAAAAGAGATATGGATATAAAAAAGGATTGTGTTGACACAACAGTAAAATCTATAACTTTTTTTGTAAATTATGGAAAAGACGATATTATTTTGTTTGATGAAAATTTGGGAGTGGGTGCAACTTTTGGGAGTGGCGAGGAAACGGACTATGTGCTGACATTGCTCCATAAAGGCTATAAAGGCAGATATTTTGCAAAGGATGTAATTTTTCATCCAGCCAAAAAAGGAAATTACAAAGACTTGCAGCGTGCTTACAACTATGCTTTAGGATTTGGAGCTTTGGTAAAAAAAGAAGTAAAAGGCAGAAAAAATAGATTTTATATTTTGAAATACTGGAAACGGCAGTTCAGAAGTTTTATAGGACGGATTGTCACTAAAAATAAAGCATATCACAAAGTTGTGATGAAGGGTAGAAAAAACGGATATAAACATTATGAAGTTTAA
- a CDS encoding GspE/PulE family protein has protein sequence MNNKINEKVNIKEFTDNRKNNTLSNNVIAYVNEIIKAGLAEHASDIHIKFDLLEGMEIKYRIDGYLAESQKLYEAVNKKLLEKNITEIIARIKILSEMNVAEKRKPQDGSFSFLLSSNKRYDIRAAYMPTIGGESIVLRILENYLENINLETLGFSSQSVQMLNEIMARKYGLVLVSGPTGSGKSTTLKSLIELVNDGRKKIITVEDPVESKIDGIIQIQVNQGIGVTFPEVLKATLRNDPDIIVISEIRDEITAEIAVRAALTGHLVISTIHTNDAVSTLIRLVDMGIPKYLILDSLIGVIGQRLVGKICQKCLGNGCENCSNGYSGRISINEVLVLNQDVRNVLKMDNHLGSESKEKLKLLNQKNENQKCFIDFMEDADEKIEKGLIFEKEKVNIIF, from the coding sequence ATGAATAATAAAATAAATGAAAAAGTGAACATTAAAGAATTTACAGATAATAGAAAAAATAATACATTATCCAATAATGTTATTGCTTATGTGAACGAAATAATAAAAGCTGGTCTTGCAGAACATGCCAGCGACATTCACATAAAATTTGACCTGCTGGAAGGCATGGAAATAAAATACCGAATTGACGGTTATCTTGCAGAAAGTCAAAAATTATACGAAGCTGTAAATAAAAAATTATTGGAAAAAAATATTACAGAAATTATTGCAAGAATAAAAATTTTATCAGAAATGAATGTTGCAGAGAAAAGAAAGCCGCAAGATGGTAGCTTTTCTTTTTTATTGAGTTCCAATAAACGTTACGACATAAGAGCCGCCTATATGCCTACAATTGGCGGAGAAAGCATAGTTTTACGTATTCTGGAAAACTATCTTGAAAATATAAATCTTGAAACTTTAGGATTTTCTTCTCAAAGTGTTCAAATGCTCAATGAAATTATGGCTAGAAAATATGGCTTAGTTTTAGTCAGCGGTCCTACAGGTTCAGGAAAATCTACAACGTTAAAATCTTTAATAGAACTGGTAAATGACGGAAGGAAAAAAATTATCACAGTTGAAGATCCTGTCGAGAGTAAAATAGACGGAATTATTCAGATACAGGTAAATCAAGGAATTGGAGTTACTTTTCCAGAAGTTCTGAAAGCTACACTAAGAAACGATCCTGACATTATTGTAATTTCAGAAATCCGTGATGAAATAACAGCTGAAATTGCAGTAAGAGCCGCTTTAACAGGACATTTAGTAATTTCTACAATTCATACAAATGATGCAGTTTCCACATTAATCAGACTAGTGGATATGGGAATCCCCAAATATTTAATTTTAGATTCATTAATTGGAGTAATTGGACAAAGATTGGTTGGAAAGATATGTCAAAAATGTTTAGGAAACGGATGTGAAAATTGTTCAAACGGTTACAGCGGCAGAATTTCGATAAATGAAGTACTTGTGTTAAATCAGGATGTAAGAAATGTATTAAAAATGGATAATCATCTCGGTTCAGAAAGTAAAGAAAAACTAAAATTGCTAAATCAAAAAAATGAGAATCAGAAATGCTTTATTGATTTTATGGAAGATGCTGATGAAAAAATTGAAAAAGGATTGATATTTGAAAAAGAAAAAGTAAATATTATTTTTTAA
- the glmU gene encoding bifunctional UDP-N-acetylglucosamine diphosphorylase/glucosamine-1-phosphate N-acetyltransferase GlmU gives MISLILAAGKGTRMKSEQSKVLHKVNGVPMIKRVVNVLENIGNDKNIFILGHKKEDVLAEMGNIDYVTQKEQLGTGHAVLIAKDKIKEYGEDVLITCGDTPLLREDTLKKMKNTFDEKNLDCIVLSCKVKNPFGYGRIIKENGKISNIVEEKEANEKEKKIDEINTGVYIFKNESLLYAIEKIDNNNSKGEYYLTDAIKILTNENYNVDSFQIEDEDEILGVNSKVQLAQADKILRNRKNIELMDSGVILIDPDTVYIEDNVEIGQDTVIYPNVTIQGNTKIGKNCEILGNTRIENSVIADNVKIEASVVEQSTLEEGVTVGPFAHLRPKAYLKETVHVGNFVEIKNATLEKGVKTGHLTYIGDAEIGENTNVGAGTITCNYDGKNKHKTKIGKNAFIGSNSIIVAPVEIGNDVLTAAGSVITKNIPDEALAFGRAKQVNKEKK, from the coding sequence ATGATTTCGTTAATTTTGGCAGCTGGAAAAGGAACTCGAATGAAATCTGAGCAATCTAAAGTTCTACACAAAGTAAACGGTGTTCCAATGATTAAAAGAGTTGTTAATGTACTGGAAAATATCGGAAATGACAAGAATATTTTTATTCTTGGACATAAAAAGGAAGATGTTCTAGCAGAAATGGGAAATATTGACTATGTTACACAGAAAGAACAGCTTGGTACAGGGCATGCAGTTTTAATTGCAAAGGATAAAATTAAGGAATATGGCGAAGATGTGCTTATCACTTGCGGAGATACTCCGTTATTACGTGAAGATACTTTGAAAAAAATGAAAAATACATTTGATGAAAAAAATCTTGACTGTATTGTGCTTTCGTGCAAAGTTAAAAATCCGTTTGGATATGGAAGAATTATTAAGGAAAATGGTAAAATTTCAAATATTGTGGAAGAAAAAGAAGCAAATGAAAAAGAGAAAAAAATAGATGAAATTAATACAGGTGTGTATATTTTCAAAAATGAAAGTTTGCTTTACGCAATAGAAAAAATTGATAATAACAATTCAAAAGGTGAATATTATTTAACAGATGCCATAAAAATCTTGACAAATGAAAATTATAATGTGGATAGTTTTCAAATTGAAGATGAAGATGAAATTTTGGGAGTAAATTCAAAAGTTCAATTAGCACAGGCGGATAAAATTTTACGAAACAGAAAAAATATTGAGCTTATGGATAGCGGAGTTATTCTAATTGACCCTGATACAGTTTATATTGAAGATAATGTTGAAATTGGGCAGGATACAGTTATTTATCCAAATGTAACAATTCAAGGAAATACAAAAATTGGAAAAAATTGTGAAATTTTAGGAAATACTAGAATTGAAAATTCCGTAATTGCTGATAATGTAAAAATAGAGGCTTCTGTTGTGGAACAGTCTACTCTTGAAGAAGGTGTAACTGTCGGACCATTTGCACATTTACGTCCAAAAGCATATTTGAAAGAAACTGTACATGTAGGAAACTTTGTAGAAATAAAGAATGCTACGCTTGAAAAAGGTGTGAAAACAGGACATTTAACTTATATTGGAGATGCTGAAATTGGTGAAAATACAAATGTTGGTGCAGGAACGATTACTTGTAACTATGATGGAAAAAATAAACATAAGACGAAAATTGGTAAAAATGCCTTTATTGGAAGCAATTCAATAATTGTTGCTCCAGTGGAAATTGGAAATGATGTGCTTACAGCGGCAGGATCTGTGATTACAAAAAATATTCCAGATGAAGCATTGGCATTTGGACGGGCAAAACAAGTAAATAAGGAAAAAAAATAA
- a CDS encoding ribose-phosphate diphosphokinase, producing the protein MITLTEEDKSKIRIFAGSSSERLAQKIVKYLDMDLSSADIVRFADGETFAKSNESVRGCKVFIVQSTSKPVNESIMELLVFIDAIKRSSAREIIAVIPYYGYARQDRKASPREPITSKLVANLLTVAGATRVITMDLHARQIQGFFDIPVDHMEALPILAKHFIKYGFSPEDTVVVSPDVGGVKRARGLANWLHTPLAIIDKRRAKANVSEVMNIIGDIKGKKAILIDDMIDTAGTICNAAQALIDKGATEVYACATHGVFSYPAIERLKESAFTEVVVTDTIELSEDQMFDKLKVLSTSKMFAEIIKRIATSKPISDLFEMPVDDDEDK; encoded by the coding sequence ATGATAACATTAACAGAGGAAGATAAAAGCAAAATAAGAATTTTTGCAGGATCATCAAGTGAACGATTGGCACAAAAAATTGTAAAATATCTAGATATGGATTTGTCATCCGCCGATATTGTAAGATTTGCGGATGGGGAAACTTTTGCAAAATCAAATGAAAGTGTACGTGGATGCAAAGTATTTATTGTTCAGTCTACTTCAAAACCTGTAAATGAAAGTATTATGGAACTTTTAGTCTTTATTGATGCGATTAAGAGATCATCAGCTAGAGAAATTATTGCAGTAATCCCTTATTACGGATATGCAAGACAGGATAGAAAAGCAAGCCCACGTGAACCAATTACATCAAAACTTGTTGCAAATTTACTGACTGTAGCAGGGGCAACAAGAGTAATTACAATGGATTTACACGCAAGACAAATTCAAGGTTTCTTTGATATTCCAGTAGACCATATGGAAGCATTGCCTATTTTGGCAAAACATTTTATCAAATACGGGTTTAGCCCAGAAGATACAGTTGTAGTTTCACCAGACGTTGGTGGAGTTAAAAGAGCGAGAGGACTTGCAAACTGGCTGCATACACCGCTTGCAATAATTGATAAGAGACGTGCAAAAGCCAATGTTTCTGAAGTTATGAACATTATTGGAGATATAAAAGGGAAAAAGGCCATTTTAATTGACGATATGATTGATACAGCGGGAACAATTTGTAATGCTGCACAAGCCTTAATTGATAAAGGAGCAACGGAAGTTTATGCGTGTGCAACACATGGTGTTTTTTCATATCCTGCAATTGAAAGATTAAAAGAATCGGCTTTTACGGAAGTTGTTGTAACTGATACAATTGAATTATCTGAAGATCAGATGTTTGACAAATTAAAAGTTTTATCGACAAGTAAGATGTTTGCTGAAATAATAAAGAGAATAGCAACAAGTAAACCTATAAGTGATTTATTTGAAATGCCTGTTGATGATGACGAAGATAAATAA
- a CDS encoding endonuclease/exonuclease/phosphatase family protein — protein MSNLKKILLSLIIMGTTVSWAKEFKIMTYNIYGARLTNGQKLGESIKPYAPDFVSLQEVDKFTKRSNFKDITSDIAKELGYDYYYFQKSRDYDGGEYGISFISRYPLEKIYTYELPSLGVEKRQILIAELAKKSFGKKVLIMNTHLDFKPDIKPEEMKSLEMITKFFKKDDLKFLSGDLNFLPTTTYYNEITKNWRDTYIEYNPDGKRTLSDPRIDYIFGSQSKKWKVKNSYFINDATQDWTKLSDHLPYMTILDIK, from the coding sequence ATGAGTAATTTAAAAAAAATATTATTGTCGTTAATAATTATGGGAACGACTGTCAGCTGGGCGAAGGAATTTAAGATAATGACGTATAATATCTATGGAGCAAGATTGACAAATGGACAGAAATTAGGAGAAAGCATTAAACCATATGCACCAGATTTTGTATCACTTCAGGAAGTGGATAAATTTACTAAAAGAAGTAATTTTAAAGATATAACTTCTGATATTGCAAAAGAGCTGGGATATGATTATTATTATTTCCAAAAATCAAGAGATTATGATGGCGGAGAATACGGAATTTCATTTATTTCAAGATATCCATTGGAAAAAATATATACTTATGAGCTGCCTTCCTTGGGAGTTGAAAAAAGGCAAATTCTAATTGCTGAACTGGCAAAAAAAAGTTTTGGAAAAAAAGTGCTGATAATGAATACTCACTTGGATTTTAAACCTGATATAAAGCCTGAAGAAATGAAATCACTAGAAATGATAACAAAATTTTTTAAAAAAGATGATTTAAAATTTTTGAGTGGAGATTTAAATTTTTTACCAACTACAACATATTATAATGAAATAACAAAAAATTGGAGAGATACTTATATCGAATATAATCCAGATGGGAAAAGGACTCTCTCAGACCCGCGAATAGACTACATTTTTGGAAGTCAGTCAAAAAAATGGAAAGTAAAAAACAGCTATTTTATCAATGATGCAACACAAGACTGGACAAAACTGTCTGATCATCTTCCATATATGACAATTCTGGATATAAAATAA
- a CDS encoding CDP-glycerol--glycerophosphate glycerophosphotransferase: MDKIKYLINMIIACIIYPFNKGRFKNRNIWLVGGNAGELFVDNGRAMYEYLRAKQQEEVYWVVNKNAKIAKKIPGKKLIKGSVKSYLYFMNAKVALFSHSISADIVPYLFVVPLINKFHKKVFKVFLNHGTVGFKVRQAMNKKTAKVAEALVKSYDLNICDSEFEKKVKTEIWWEVPKKSAVITGYPRYDKLYNLQIMEKQIFFMPTWRNWIKTENTKIEDTKYFQNIANFITNKKLNDYLEKNNIKLNIYIHQLMQDYLKNFGNIKLGKNIKILPKEVNITEELQKSKILITDYSSVAYDFYYLDKPIVFFQFDKSEYEEKVGSYVDLDKDLFGKQAKTVENCVNEIIKISENNFHYDKFMKQKSDKLKNKFLKYVDKKNCERVYDEILRRL; the protein is encoded by the coding sequence ATGGATAAGATAAAATATTTGATAAATATGATAATTGCCTGTATAATTTACCCGTTTAACAAAGGCAGATTTAAAAATAGGAATATTTGGCTTGTAGGCGGAAATGCTGGAGAGCTTTTTGTGGATAACGGACGTGCGATGTATGAGTATTTAAGGGCAAAACAGCAAGAAGAAGTATACTGGGTAGTAAATAAAAATGCAAAAATTGCAAAAAAAATTCCAGGAAAAAAACTTATAAAGGGAAGTGTTAAAAGTTATCTTTATTTTATGAACGCAAAAGTAGCATTATTTTCTCACTCAATTTCTGCGGACATTGTTCCATACTTGTTTGTAGTCCCGTTAATAAATAAATTTCACAAAAAAGTGTTCAAAGTATTCCTAAATCACGGAACAGTTGGCTTTAAAGTGCGTCAGGCAATGAACAAAAAAACGGCAAAAGTTGCAGAAGCACTTGTAAAATCCTATGATTTGAATATTTGCGATTCAGAATTTGAAAAAAAGGTAAAAACGGAAATCTGGTGGGAAGTACCAAAAAAAAGTGCTGTAATAACAGGCTATCCACGATACGACAAACTTTATAACTTACAAATTATGGAAAAACAGATATTTTTTATGCCAACTTGGAGAAATTGGATAAAAACAGAAAATACAAAAATAGAAGATACAAAATATTTTCAAAACATTGCAAATTTTATTACAAATAAAAAATTAAATGATTATCTTGAAAAAAACAATATCAAACTAAATATTTATATTCATCAGTTAATGCAGGATTACTTAAAAAATTTTGGAAATATAAAACTTGGAAAAAATATAAAAATATTGCCAAAAGAAGTGAATATTACCGAAGAACTTCAAAAATCAAAAATTTTAATAACAGATTATTCCAGTGTAGCCTATGATTTTTATTATCTAGACAAACCAATTGTCTTCTTCCAGTTCGATAAAAGTGAATATGAAGAAAAAGTTGGCTCGTATGTGGATTTAGATAAGGATTTATTTGGTAAACAGGCTAAAACTGTCGAAAACTGCGTAAATGAAATTATTAAAATTTCGGAAAATAATTTTCACTACGATAAATTTATGAAACAGAAATCAGATAAATTGAAAAATAAATTTTTGAAGTATGTAGATAAAAAAAATTGTGAAAGAGTTTATGACGAAATATTAAGAAGACTATAA
- a CDS encoding ferritin — MKLNKELEVLLNNQINMELAASYQYQAMAAYFDERALDGFAKWMDNQAKEEVEHSRKFYNYVLKRNGKIEFFALDKPKMDFTSVKEVFEAALAHEEAVTASIENIHKLARELGDYGAEVFLNEFAEEQEEEEEQAQKLIDKIVSLDVDNNSATLYLLDKEMGTRE, encoded by the coding sequence ATGAAACTGAATAAAGAATTAGAAGTATTATTAAACAATCAAATAAATATGGAATTGGCAGCATCTTATCAATATCAGGCTATGGCAGCATATTTTGATGAAAGAGCTTTGGACGGGTTTGCAAAATGGATGGATAACCAAGCAAAAGAAGAAGTTGAACATTCAAGAAAATTCTATAACTATGTATTAAAAAGAAATGGAAAAATTGAATTTTTTGCATTGGATAAGCCTAAAATGGATTTTACATCTGTTAAAGAAGTATTTGAAGCTGCACTTGCACATGAAGAAGCTGTAACAGCGTCTATTGAAAATATTCACAAACTTGCAAGAGAATTGGGAGATTATGGGGCTGAAGTATTCTTAAATGAATTTGCTGAAGAACAGGAAGAAGAAGAAGAACAAGCTCAAAAATTAATTGATAAAATTGTTTCTTTAGATGTTGATAACAATAGTGCTACACTATATTTATTGGATAAAGAAATGGGAACAAGAGAATAA
- a CDS encoding L-threonylcarbamoyladenylate synthase: MKKNLENSKLKSEIQNAVIALKNGGVAVFPTDTVYGIGTLPKKEFVEKIYKIKKRDFSKKIIALISNQKILSSLINETSENMDKISNILNKYWPGELTVIFRANQNFTKKFDKDMHTIGIRIPKNEIALEIIENSGGVVLTTSANISGENSVTKFENLNENLLKNVDVAISDESIENFEKINNKLTGKPSTIIKYENGKLILLREGNISFEEILKEFQI, translated from the coding sequence GTGAAAAAAAATTTAGAAAATTCTAAACTGAAAAGTGAAATTCAAAATGCAGTAATTGCTTTAAAAAATGGAGGAGTTGCCGTATTTCCCACAGATACTGTCTATGGAATCGGTACTCTTCCAAAAAAAGAATTTGTAGAAAAAATTTATAAAATAAAAAAACGTGATTTTTCAAAAAAAATAATTGCATTAATCAGTAATCAAAAAATTTTATCCAGTTTAATAAATGAAACATCAGAAAATATGGATAAAATTTCAAATATCCTAAACAAATACTGGCCAGGCGAATTAACAGTAATTTTTCGAGCTAATCAGAATTTTACAAAAAAATTTGACAAAGATATGCATACAATAGGAATCCGCATTCCAAAAAATGAAATTGCTTTAGAAATAATAGAAAATTCTGGTGGTGTTGTCTTGACGACAAGTGCAAATATTTCAGGAGAAAATTCTGTCACTAAATTTGAAAATTTAAATGAAAATTTGTTAAAAAATGTAGATGTTGCTATTTCAGATGAAAGTATTGAAAATTTTGAAAAAATAAACAATAAATTAACGGGAAAGCCTTCTACAATTATTAAATATGAAAATGGAAAATTAATATTACTGAGAGAAGGAAATATTTCGTTTGAAGAAATTTTAAAGGAATTTCAGATTTAA
- a CDS encoding GNAT family N-acetyltransferase, whose translation MKIIEIKAGISAKNKNDIVKWTNEKGKDFLEQWAGENADFPLTVSQIDNMSNVYSIFYENEFVGIIQKIRKELDNIHIGRFLINPELTGKGLGKRALLEFINLIFREKDVNSITLNVFDYNVGAKKLYEKVGFKVVNVTENPMKKYMMIMKKGEK comes from the coding sequence ATGAAAATCATAGAAATAAAGGCAGGAATAAGTGCTAAAAATAAAAATGATATAGTCAAATGGACTAACGAAAAAGGAAAGGATTTTCTTGAGCAATGGGCTGGAGAAAATGCTGATTTTCCGCTTACGGTCAGCCAAATTGACAATATGAGCAATGTTTATTCGATTTTTTATGAAAATGAGTTTGTTGGAATTATTCAGAAAATACGTAAAGAGCTGGATAATATCCATATTGGGCGGTTTTTGATTAATCCTGAACTTACTGGGAAAGGGCTTGGAAAAAGGGCTTTATTGGAATTTATAAATTTGATTTTTCGAGAAAAGGATGTAAATTCTATTACGTTAAATGTGTTTGATTATAATGTGGGGGCAAAGAAGTTGTATGAGAAAGTTGGATTTAAAGTTGTGAATGTTACTGAAAATCCAATGAAAAAGTATATGATGATTATGAAAAAAGGTGAAAAATAG
- a CDS encoding DUF2721 domain-containing protein, with the protein MTLEITTPAVLFPTVSLLLLAYTNRFLALTAIVRQMDSSGENKHEFYQVKNLRKRLNYIKKMQYFGVSSLLMCAISMLFLFFQIDFVGKISFAISLVSLIISLLFSLLEIQISLEALRIHLNYNSENEKNEE; encoded by the coding sequence ATGACTTTAGAAATAACGACTCCCGCTGTACTGTTTCCTACCGTATCATTGTTGTTGCTAGCTTATACCAACAGATTTTTAGCACTTACAGCTATTGTCAGACAGATGGATTCAAGCGGAGAAAATAAACACGAATTTTATCAGGTGAAAAATTTGAGAAAAAGGCTGAATTATATAAAAAAAATGCAGTATTTCGGAGTTTCAAGTTTATTAATGTGTGCCATTTCGATGTTATTTCTATTTTTTCAGATAGATTTTGTTGGGAAAATCAGTTTTGCGATTAGTTTAGTTTCTTTAATTATTTCACTATTGTTTTCATTGCTGGAAATTCAAATTTCGCTGGAAGCTTTAAGGATTCATTTGAATTATAATAGTGAAAATGAAAAAAATGAAGAATAA
- a CDS encoding glycosyltransferase, which yields MIEKKIYYVWIGNAKKPDIFYKCLESWKKNLLDFEIIEINEKNFDMKTHLAKNRFFRECYERRLWAYVSDYMRVHFMYENSGIYVDTDMEIIKDLTPILEGKDEFSKNRKMNFFIGYEDEKHISVGIFGTTKHNEVLKDIKDFYENDIWKKPIWTIPKIFTYTFEKKYNLSEKRENALKNGEIVIFPKEYFYPYGFKEVYSDDCIKPETYGIHWWNDSWSSLKARLFLETKHLSEIKKLIKKARIIARFYLKEKRK from the coding sequence ATGATAGAAAAAAAAATATATTATGTTTGGATTGGGAATGCCAAAAAACCTGATATTTTCTATAAATGTTTGGAATCATGGAAGAAAAATTTGCTTGATTTTGAAATAATAGAGATAAATGAGAAAAATTTTGATATGAAAACGCATCTTGCGAAAAATAGATTTTTTCGTGAATGTTACGAAAGAAGGCTTTGGGCGTATGTTTCGGATTATATGAGAGTGCATTTTATGTATGAAAATTCTGGAATTTATGTGGATACGGATATGGAAATAATTAAAGATTTGACACCGATTTTAGAAGGAAAAGATGAATTTTCTAAAAATAGGAAGATGAATTTTTTTATTGGGTATGAGGATGAAAAACACATAAGTGTTGGGATTTTTGGGACAACGAAGCATAATGAAGTGCTGAAGGACATTAAAGATTTTTACGAGAATGACATTTGGAAAAAGCCGATTTGGACAATTCCTAAGATTTTTACGTATACTTTTGAGAAAAAATATAATTTGAGCGAAAAAAGGGAAAATGCTTTAAAAAACGGGGAAATAGTTATTTTTCCGAAAGAATATTTTTATCCTTATGGATTTAAGGAAGTTTATTCTGATGATTGCATAAAACCTGAAACATACGGAATTCATTGGTGGAATGACAGCTGGAGCAGCTTAAAGGCAAGGCTGTTTTTGGAAACGAAGCATTTGAGTGAGATAAAAAAATTGATTAAAAAGGCAAGGATAATTGCGAGGTTTTATTTGAAGGAAAAAAGGAAATAA